A single region of the Silene latifolia isolate original U9 population chromosome 8, ASM4854445v1, whole genome shotgun sequence genome encodes:
- the LOC141594135 gene encoding F-box/FBD/LRR-repeat protein At3g26920-like — protein MELRPQKRICLSKNGRDRLSELPDDVIVRILSCLPTVDAVRTVLLRRFGNLWTMIHNLNFDYDDYIDNFCNWKSNVKRIRWFCCFVRNALMRQQNLSIHSFHLSIAFNYHDERDRAGDDIKEWLRFALDRQVKEIRLSDNSEYEYQLGCSSILPNMFTSQFLVTLHLDSCEFKGEFQVKLRSLKKLSLKYVAMTDENFRRFISGCPSLQDLVIKYPLEMMKLSFSAPKIEKLYLALRYDGSRFSLNSPNLKSLHLKFVVWRIDIIDVSSVRDIYIKYGMRFMNVDDVLSLNQMLEKFEGIEVFRLSCNTSKQFLHIIQKLELLQSRWKRVVLELDDFCGSCLLGMYHLMRSLKHLEELIIHTTKDFKATADLLNIDLSSPCVTPQLKTITLHGYGKSWKSQLQLIEFLLKSAAVLEKLVIVPICRLKETDELEFVKHVSSFPRTSSARVIFA, from the exons ATGGAATTAAGGCCCCAAAAGCGTATATGTTTGTCGAAGAATGGCCGAGACAGGTTGAGTGAATTACCAGATGATGTAATTGTGCGCATTCTTTCATGTCTGCCTACTGTTGATGCTGTTAGAACTGTTCTGCTTCGTCGTTTCGGAAACCTTTGGACCATGATTCATAATCTTAACTTTGACTATGATGATTATATTGATAACTTTTGTAATTGGAAAAGCAATGTCAAACGTATTAGGTGGTTTTGTTGTTTCGTCCGAAATGCGCTGATGCGTCAACAAAATCTCTCAATTCATAGTTTTCATCTTAGTATAGCGTTCAATTATCATGACGAAAGAGACAGGGCTGGTGATGATATAAAAGAATGGTTGAGGTTTGCATTGGATAGACAAGTCAAGGAAATCAGATTATCTGATAACTCCGAATATGAATATCAACTTGGGTGTAGTTCGATCTTGCCTAATATGTTCACTAGTCAATTTCTTGTTACGCTTCATCTTGATTCTTGTGAATTCAAGGGAGAATTTCAAGTCAAGTTGCGATCTTTAAAGAAGTTGTCACTTAAATATGTTGCTATGACTGATGAAAACTTTCGAAGGTTTATATCTGGATGCCCTTCCTTACAAGACTTGGTTATTAAATATCCATTGGAGATGATGAAGCTAAGTTTTAGTGCTCCAAAAATTGAGAAATTATATCTTGCTCTTCGCTATGATGGTTCTAGGTTCTCGCTTAATTCCCCAAACCTTAAAAGTTTGCATTTGAAATTTGTTGTTTGGCGAATAGACATAATTGATGTTTCATCTGTTCGTGATATCTACATCAAATATGGAATGCGCTTCATGAATGTCGACGATGTACTTTCATTAAATCAAATGTTGGAAAAGTTTGAAGGTATTGAAGTTTTTCGACTGTCATGTAATACTTCTAAG CAATTCCTTCATATAATACAAAAGTTGGAGCTTCTACAAAGTAGATGGAAGCGGGTAGTTCTGGAATTGGATGACTTCTGTGGAAGCTGCCTCTTAGGCATGTATCATCTGATGAGAAGTTTAAAACACTTGGAAGAACTCATTATACACACCACAAAG GATTTCAAAGCTACTGCTGATTTGCTAAATATCGACCTTTCTTCCCCGTGTGTGACGCCACAACTTAAAACCATCACTTTGCATGGCTATGGGAAATCTTGGAAGAGTCAGCTTCAACTAATAGAATTCTTGCTCAAAAGCGCGGCTGTCTTGGAAAAGTTGGTAATTGTTCCCATATGTCGATTAAAGGAAACAGATGAGCTTGAATTTGTTAAGCATGTGTCGAGCTTCCCTAGGACGTCCAGTGCCAGGGTAATCTTTGCTTGA